The proteins below are encoded in one region of Clostridium estertheticum:
- a CDS encoding DUF362 domain-containing protein: MKLLLKKKNSNNQTKASVYMTKDISAEGLMAIYEALDRNATGKVAVKISSGEPGGHYFLSPKLIAPLVQSVNGTIVECNTAYGGGRGDTKAHRHVVERHGFTEIATVDIMDADGSMSIPVVGGKHLKEDMVGSHFADYDFVINLAHFKGHAMGGFGGVLKNMSIGIASSMGKSLIHSAGKEKTGFSMNTPQDDFLESMAEAAKAVASYVGENIIYINVMNYLSVDCDCDSNPAKPEMDDIGILASLDPVALDQACVDLVYAAPDGKALIERMESRHGIHTVEYAEEIGVGTRNYDLYTI, translated from the coding sequence ATGAAATTATTATTAAAAAAGAAAAACAGTAATAACCAAACTAAAGCTTCGGTATATATGACAAAAGATATCAGTGCAGAAGGATTAATGGCTATTTACGAAGCATTAGATCGCAATGCAACAGGAAAAGTAGCTGTCAAAATATCAAGTGGTGAACCTGGAGGTCATTATTTCCTATCTCCAAAATTGATTGCACCATTGGTTCAGTCAGTTAATGGAACAATTGTAGAATGCAATACTGCATATGGTGGAGGACGTGGAGACACAAAGGCTCATCGTCATGTTGTAGAAAGACATGGATTTACAGAGATTGCGACCGTTGACATCATGGATGCAGATGGTTCTATGAGTATCCCAGTTGTTGGAGGAAAACATCTAAAAGAAGATATGGTTGGTTCACATTTTGCAGATTATGATTTTGTAATTAACCTTGCACATTTTAAAGGTCATGCCATGGGTGGATTTGGTGGAGTTCTTAAAAATATGTCCATAGGAATTGCGTCTTCTATGGGAAAGAGTCTGATTCATAGTGCAGGTAAGGAAAAGACTGGATTTTCAATGAATACACCTCAGGATGATTTTTTAGAGTCCATGGCTGAAGCTGCAAAAGCTGTTGCCAGTTATGTGGGAGAAAACATTATTTATATCAATGTTATGAATTACTTATCTGTAGATTGTGACTGTGATTCTAATCCGGCAAAACCAGAAATGGATGACATTGGGATACTTGCTTCTTTAGATCCAGTAGCACTAGATCAAGCATGTGTTGATCTAGTATATGCAGCTCCTGATGGAAAAGCACTGATTGAGAGAATGGAGTCTAGACATGGAATTCATACAGTAGAATATGCAGAAGAAATTGGAGTTGGAACTCGTAACTATGATTTATATACAATTTAG
- a CDS encoding carboxymuconolactone decarboxylase family protein — protein sequence MAITDFSKEYHEKMFPGYASKLLETDPEFVERFDNFTFDEVVNQDDLDDHTRMMVIIATLIGCQGIDEFKAMVPAALNFGVTPVEVKEIVYQAVAYLGIGRVLPFLHGINDVLTARGIKLPLEGQSNTTTENRLEKGVQAQVDIFGDGMKEFYKSGPQESRHINHWLADNCFGDYYTRSGLDYKQREMITFCFLFAQGGCESQLTSHAVANMKIGNDKQFLIKIISQCLPFIGYPRSLNALSCVNNAATQIEK from the coding sequence ATGGCAATTACAGACTTTTCAAAAGAGTATCATGAAAAGATGTTTCCAGGCTATGCATCAAAGTTATTAGAAACAGACCCAGAATTTGTTGAGCGATTTGATAACTTTACATTTGATGAAGTTGTAAATCAGGATGATTTGGACGATCATACTAGAATGATGGTAATTATTGCGACATTAATTGGATGTCAAGGTATCGATGAGTTCAAGGCAATGGTACCTGCTGCACTTAATTTTGGAGTAACACCAGTAGAAGTGAAAGAAATTGTATATCAGGCCGTAGCTTACCTCGGAATTGGAAGGGTACTACCATTTCTTCATGGTATTAATGATGTACTAACAGCAAGGGGTATTAAGTTACCACTTGAAGGACAGTCAAATACTACAACTGAAAATCGTTTAGAAAAAGGAGTTCAGGCACAGGTTGACATCTTTGGAGATGGAATGAAAGAATTCTATAAATCAGGACCACAGGAATCACGACACATCAATCATTGGTTAGCTGATAATTGCTTTGGTGATTATTATACACGTAGCGGCCTTGATTACAAACAGCGCGAAATGATTACTTTCTGTTTCTTATTCGCACAGGGTGGTTGTGAGTCACAACTTACAAGTCATGCTGTAGCCAATATGAAGATTGGTAATGATAAGCAGTTTTTAATTAAGATTATTTCACAGTGCCTACCGTTCATAGGTTATCCGAGAAGTCTTAATGCACTTAGCTGCGTAAATAATGCAGCTACTCAGATAGAAAAATAA